From Shewanella acanthi:
TGGGTTAACCGCTGGACGTAGGCCAGAGTTAAACAGATCAGTCTCAAGGAAGATCTGACCGTCAGTAATCGAAATTACGTTGGTCGGTACGAATGCAGATACGTCACCCGCTTGAGTTTCAATAATAGGCAGCGCGGTTAAAGAACCAGTTTTACCTGTTACTGCACCCTTAGTGAACTTCTCTACATACTCTTCGTTTACGCGTGAAGCACGCTCTAATAAACGAGAGTGTAGATAGAATACGTCACCTGGGTAAGCTTCACGGCCTGGTGGACGCTTCAGCAGTAACGAGATCTGACGGTAAGCAACAGCTTGCTTAGACAGGTCATCGTATACGATCAGTGCATCTTCACCACGATCACGGAAGTATTCACCCATAGCACAACCAGAGTACGGGGCTAAGTATTGCAGAGCAGCCGCTTCAGAAGCAGTTGCAACAACAACGATAGTGTTAGCTAACGCACCGTGTTCTTCCAGCTTGCGCACTACGTTAGCGATAGTAGAAGCCTTTTGGCCAACTGCTACGTACACACACTTAATGCCAGAATCGCGCTGGTTGATGATTGCGTCGATCGCCATTGCTGTTTTACCAGTTTGACGGTCGCCAATGATCAATTCACGTTGGCCACGACCGATTGGGATCATAGCGTCAACGGCTTTATAACCAGTTTGAACTGGTTGATCTACTGACTTACGCTCGATAACACCTGGTGCGATCACTTCAACAGGAGAGAAACCATCGTTGTCGATAGCGCCTTTTCCGTCGATTGGCTCACCCAGAGTGTTAACTACGCGGCCTAACAGGCCACGACCGACTGGAACTTCCAGAATACGGCCAGTAGTTTTAACTTTTACGCCTTCTGCTAAATCAGCATAAGGACCCATTACTACGGCACCGACAGAATCACGTTCAAGGTTCAACGCGATTGCAAAACGGTTACCAGGCAGTTCGATCATTTCACCTTGCATCACGTCGGCTAGGCCGTGGATGCGGATAATGCCGTCACTTACCGCAACGATAGTACCTTCGTTACGAGATTCGCTAACGACTTCGAACTGCTCGATCCGCTGCTTAATCAGATCGCTGATTTCAGTGGAATTCAGTTGCATGCTCAAACTCCCAATTACGACTGCAGCTTATCAGACAGACGCGATAATTTACCGCGGACAGAGCCATCAATGACTAAGTCACCTGCCTTAATAATTACACCGGCGATAAGCTCGGCGTCCGTGCTGCAATTCAGCTTAACTTTGCGTGCGAGACGTTTCTCTAAAGAAATACTGATCTGCTGTTGTTGTTCAGAGCTGAGCTCAGTTGCAGAAACCACATCGGCTTCCACTTCTTTAGCCCACTCATTACGGTATTGAGCAAAAAGCTCAGATACAGCAGGTAGTACCTTTAAGCGACCGTTTTCAGCCATTACCTTTATCAGGTTCTGACCTTGCTCATTGATTTGCTCACCACACACGCTAATAAACAGTGCGGCAAGTTTAGTGCTGGCTAAAGAGCCAGTCAGCAGTGGTTGCATGGTTTCGTTTTCACTCACCAGTGCGGCAAACGTGAGCATTTCTGCCCAGCTATCCACTGCATTATGTTCAACAGCAACGTCAAAAGCTGCCTTTGCGTAAGGGCGAGCGATGGTGGTTAATTCAGCCATAACTCAAACTCCCCTTATCAAATTTCAGCGACTAGTTTATTAACTATGTCACTGTGGGCGGCTGGATCAATAGAACGCTCAAGGATCTTCTCAGCACCCATGATGGCAAGAGTAGCAACCTGCTTACGCAGATCCTCTTTCACGCGATTACGTTCAGCTTCAATTTCTGCTTTACCCTGAGCGATGATTTTTGCACGCTCAGCGTCTGCTTCGGCTTTAGCTTCTTCAACTATTTGAGCTTTGCGCTTGTTAGCTTGCTCAATAATTTCGTTAGCAGTTACCTTGGCTTCTTTTAGTTGGTCAGTCGCTTTCGCTTGAGCCAACTCTAGGTCTTTTACCGCACGATCAGCATCAGCGAGACCGTCAGCAATCCTTTTTTGGCGCTCTTCGATGGCATTCATCAAAGGGGGCCATACAAACTTCATGCAGAACCACACGAAGATGATAAAGGCGACCGTCTGACCGATTAGGGTAGCGTTGAAATTCACAACAGCCTCCTATTTAGATTAAAGACAGAAGCGTTTTCTTACAGCATTGCACCCAGTGGGTTGGTGAACAGCATGAATAATGCGATACCAACACCGATCATTGTTAC
This genomic window contains:
- the atpH gene encoding F0F1 ATP synthase subunit delta, with protein sequence MAELTTIARPYAKAAFDVAVEHNAVDSWAEMLTFAALVSENETMQPLLTGSLASTKLAALFISVCGEQINEQGQNLIKVMAENGRLKVLPAVSELFAQYRNEWAKEVEADVVSATELSSEQQQQISISLEKRLARKVKLNCSTDAELIAGVIIKAGDLVIDGSVRGKLSRLSDKLQS
- the atpF gene encoding F0F1 ATP synthase subunit B, which produces MNFNATLIGQTVAFIIFVWFCMKFVWPPLMNAIEERQKRIADGLADADRAVKDLELAQAKATDQLKEAKVTANEIIEQANKRKAQIVEEAKAEADAERAKIIAQGKAEIEAERNRVKEDLRKQVATLAIMGAEKILERSIDPAAHSDIVNKLVAEI
- the atpA gene encoding F0F1 ATP synthase subunit alpha; translated protein: MQLNSTEISDLIKQRIEQFEVVSESRNEGTIVAVSDGIIRIHGLADVMQGEMIELPGNRFAIALNLERDSVGAVVMGPYADLAEGVKVKTTGRILEVPVGRGLLGRVVNTLGEPIDGKGAIDNDGFSPVEVIAPGVIERKSVDQPVQTGYKAVDAMIPIGRGQRELIIGDRQTGKTAMAIDAIINQRDSGIKCVYVAVGQKASTIANVVRKLEEHGALANTIVVVATASEAAALQYLAPYSGCAMGEYFRDRGEDALIVYDDLSKQAVAYRQISLLLKRPPGREAYPGDVFYLHSRLLERASRVNEEYVEKFTKGAVTGKTGSLTALPIIETQAGDVSAFVPTNVISITDGQIFLETDLFNSGLRPAVNPGISVSRVGGAAQTKIIKKLSGGIRTALAQYRELAAFSQFASDLDDATRAQLEHGVRVTELMKQKQYAPMSVAAQAVSIFAAEKGYLKGVELNKVGDFEASLLSYMNSEHAALIKLINETGDYNADIEAELKAGLDKFVATQTW